One Halobacterium zhouii genomic region harbors:
- a CDS encoding DUF5778 family protein produces MSDTADENLYRQTVELLRPGDVDLAGAVVHTTYDSDEESLLHQLTLDAGNVVADHAEMGDTYVYSGNDDSEFGVNQHQGLTMEDDEFVWECQQLLRDGRFDLVLYWRATGDHDAVLDDIRGIEGVEEVVGVTEDGFEK; encoded by the coding sequence ATGAGCGACACGGCGGACGAGAACCTCTACCGGCAGACGGTCGAACTCCTCCGACCGGGCGACGTCGACCTCGCGGGCGCCGTCGTCCACACGACGTACGACTCCGACGAGGAGAGCCTGCTCCACCAGCTGACGCTGGATGCAGGGAACGTCGTCGCCGACCACGCGGAGATGGGCGACACGTACGTCTACTCGGGGAACGACGACTCCGAGTTCGGCGTGAACCAGCACCAGGGGCTGACCATGGAGGACGACGAGTTCGTCTGGGAGTGCCAGCAACTGCTTCGCGACGGTCGCTTCGACCTCGTGCTGTACTGGCGCGCGACCGGCGACCACGACGCGGTACTCGACGATATCCGGGGCATCGAGGGCGTCGAAGAGGTCGTCGGCGTCACCGAGGACGGATTCGAAAAGTAA